Proteins from a single region of Candidatus Methylacidiphilales bacterium:
- a CDS encoding sulfotransferase, whose protein sequence is MIKKDGSNLVFIVGTARSGTTWLQRLVSSHPGCHTGEESHLFYFHIVPQLKAFWKGGNDQKPVGLYTYMRESEFREFLKAQIHSLLAVIGKEVRPGEYFIEKTPLHVLCLEEIRRFLPKAKIIHLVRDPRDVVASFLAASRGWGKFWAPRNSFRAASLWVLCAGAAREYKRKFRDPLFYELRYEDLLADTPSELRKIVDFIGLRWNEKDILKTVNRNSPDELRAGGGTLIPLKGQARKDFGAFSGNPRGFIRRAAAGGWKKDLHLLDKITVFAVAGSLLREYGYNWEHPLGSPVSKAVNILLPPLKRLRSLFPKAGR, encoded by the coding sequence ATGATTAAAAAGGACGGCAGCAATCTTGTTTTTATTGTCGGCACCGCCCGCAGTGGCACCACATGGTTGCAACGGCTCGTCAGCAGCCACCCGGGTTGCCATACCGGAGAGGAAAGCCACCTTTTTTATTTTCACATTGTTCCGCAATTGAAGGCGTTCTGGAAGGGAGGAAACGACCAGAAGCCCGTGGGACTTTATACCTACATGCGGGAATCCGAATTTCGGGAATTTCTTAAAGCGCAGATTCATTCCCTGTTGGCTGTCATCGGCAAGGAGGTCCGTCCGGGCGAATATTTTATTGAAAAAACCCCGTTGCACGTGCTTTGCCTTGAGGAAATCCGCCGATTCCTTCCAAAAGCCAAAATCATCCACCTGGTCCGCGATCCGCGTGATGTGGTTGCCTCCTTCCTGGCCGCAAGCCGGGGTTGGGGCAAATTCTGGGCGCCCCGCAACTCGTTCCGTGCCGCCAGTTTGTGGGTGCTCTGCGCAGGCGCCGCACGTGAGTACAAAAGAAAATTCCGGGACCCCCTGTTTTACGAACTGCGTTATGAAGACCTGCTGGCGGACACTCCATCCGAGCTGCGCAAAATTGTGGATTTTATCGGGCTGCGCTGGAATGAAAAAGACATCTTGAAAACAGTTAACAGAAATAGCCCGGATGAGCTTCGGGCAGGAGGCGGAACTCTTATTCCATTGAAAGGTCAGGCCCGGAAGGACTTCGGGGCATTTTCCGGAAATCCCAGGGGGTTCATCCGCAGAGCCGCTGCGGGCGGCTGGAAAAAGGACCTGCATCTCCTTGACAAAATAACCGTATTTGCGGTTGCGGGAAGTCTGCTTCGCGAATACGGATACAATTGGGAACATCCCCTCGGCTCGCCGGTTTCAAAGGCCGTCAATATTCTTCTACCCCCCCTTAAACGTCTCCGGTCCCTTTTCCCGAAAGCGGGACGATAA